The stretch of DNA AATTAAAACGCGGCACAAAGCTGGAAGCGCTTTGCAGGCTGCTTGATATGAACGAATTTAAACTCTCGCTAATATTCTGCAATACCAAGATGATGGTAGATGACCTTTACGGCCATCTTAATTCCCGCGGATACCTGTGCGAATCGCTTCACGGCGATAAGACGCAGTTTATGCGCGACAGGGTTATGGACAAAGTAAGGCACGGCAAAGTGGATATCCTTATAGCCACAGACGTGGCCGCGCGCGGTATTGACGTGGAAGGCATTGACGCGGTATTCAACTATGACGTACCGGCGGACGAAGAATATTACGTGCACAGGATAGGCCGCACAGGCAGGGCGGGCAGGACAGGCAAGTCGTTTACCTTTGTTTATCCCGATGAAATTTTTAAAATGCGCGGAATCATGAGGTACGCGAAGATAAAGATTAAGCAGGAAAAGATTCCCACAAAAATGGGAATGGAAGAATTAAGGGTTGCGCGTTTCGCCGAAAAAGTTAAAGAAGTTGTCGCGAAAGGCGGGCTGCAGCACCATATTAAAGCGGTGGAAGCTATGCTTACGCCTGATGTCTCCTCCACAGACGTGGCAGCCGCGCTTATGAAAATGACAATGGAAAAAGAATCAGGCAGCACAGGCACCGCTCACGATGATATTAATGCTCCGGAACGTTCTTTATCAGCTGAAAGAGGCGGCGAAAGAAGCAGCAGGTTTTCTTCGCATAATTCAGGTTCACGCGGTTCAGGTTCGCGCAGTTATGGTTCACGAGAATCCGGTTCACGCAGTTCCGGCGGATATGGCGCCGGCTCTTACAGCCGCGGCAGAAGCGATGACAGGCCTGCCGGGCATACAAGGTCAAAAGGCAGGGACAGTGATATAACAATGACAAAGATATTTTTAAGCGTAGGCAAGGGCAGCGGCGCGCAGGTAAAAGATATTCTTGGCGCCATAACCGGTGAAACAGGCATAGGCGGCAACCAGGTCGGCCGTATTGA from Candidatus Goldiibacteriota bacterium encodes:
- a CDS encoding DEAD/DEAH box helicase; this encodes MDKKKFEELNLSQEILKGVTDMGFEEATSIQSGTIPLMMTGVDLIGQAQTGTGKTAAFGIPLLEMVDAKNKNVQALVMCPTRELAVQVAEEIGKIGKYKKGIKTLAVYGGQPIDRQIRALRAGAQIVIGTPGRLIDHIERKTMSLAACAMVVLDEADEMLNMGFVEDIELILKKAPEKRQTVLFSATMPAPIMAITKRYQKDPQHIKITREILTAPSIEQCYYELKRGTKLEALCRLLDMNEFKLSLIFCNTKMMVDDLYGHLNSRGYLCESLHGDKTQFMRDRVMDKVRHGKVDILIATDVAARGIDVEGIDAVFNYDVPADEEYYVHRIGRTGRAGRTGKSFTFVYPDEIFKMRGIMRYAKIKIKQEKIPTKMGMEELRVARFAEKVKEVVAKGGLQHHIKAVEAMLTPDVSSTDVAAALMKMTMEKESGSTGTAHDDINAPERSLSAERGGERSSRFSSHNSGSRGSGSRSYGSRESGSRSSGGYGAGSYSRGRSDDRPAGHTRSKGRDSDITMTKIFLSVGKGSGAQVKDILGAITGETGIGGNQVGRIDMQDRNTFVHVDSTQADQVVEKMNGKRIKGAKIFAEKAKN